One genomic segment of Rivularia sp. PCC 7116 includes these proteins:
- a CDS encoding J domain-containing protein, whose protein sequence is MSFQIERGLFKYDFIDYHAVLCVRVDADASEIRKRYLKIARRLHPDSCGAANDDEKRLASQLLSKLVNPAYENLYQDRNRAEHTAVLAQVGKRLAQDPSSVELTTDNARQLAATPNYDSAYKNAISQVSKIQYKTLKQSLEAIAQISELNLVYLMRSAGKSLKSPSATNATPASHTNTAVENHAAPAKPKEDPVFAGYLRRAQELIVKNQLSQARVELQDALKMKPNSSESHSLIGVVYMKQNQIKMAKIHFDRALQLNPKDETALEGKTKIDKFLKKTSPGAGKKSTVSAGASKSAKSESGGLFGGLFGGKKK, encoded by the coding sequence ATGTCTTTTCAAATAGAACGCGGTCTATTTAAGTATGACTTTATAGATTACCACGCAGTTTTATGCGTTCGAGTAGATGCAGATGCTTCCGAAATTCGCAAGCGCTACCTAAAAATTGCGCGTCGCTTGCATCCCGATAGCTGTGGAGCGGCTAACGATGATGAAAAGCGGTTAGCGAGCCAATTATTATCTAAGTTGGTAAATCCAGCTTACGAAAACCTTTATCAAGATAGGAATCGTGCCGAACATACTGCTGTTTTAGCGCAGGTAGGGAAACGTTTGGCTCAAGATCCCTCTTCTGTGGAATTAACCACCGACAATGCCAGACAGCTCGCAGCTACCCCAAATTATGACAGCGCTTATAAAAACGCCATATCTCAAGTATCCAAAATTCAATATAAAACATTAAAACAATCCCTAGAAGCGATCGCGCAAATCAGCGAGTTGAATTTAGTTTATTTGATGCGGAGTGCGGGTAAATCTTTAAAATCTCCATCAGCAACAAATGCTACACCTGCATCTCACACCAATACTGCGGTGGAAAATCATGCCGCACCGGCAAAACCTAAAGAAGACCCAGTTTTTGCTGGTTATCTACGTCGTGCCCAAGAACTAATCGTCAAGAATCAATTATCACAAGCTCGGGTTGAATTGCAAGATGCTTTGAAGATGAAGCCAAATAGTAGCGAGTCCCATAGCTTGATTGGAGTGGTCTATATGAAGCAAAATCAAATTAAAATGGCAAAAATTCATTTTGACCGCGCTTTGCAATTAAACCCCAAAGACGAAACAGCGTTGGAAGGGAAAACTAAAATTGATAAGTTTTTAAAGAAAACTTCACCCGGTGCCGGTAAAAAGAGTACTGTAAGTGCTGGTGCAAGTAAATCTGCAAAATCTGAAAGTGGCGGTTTATTTGGTGGATTGTTCGGTGGGAAGAAAAAATAA
- a CDS encoding ATP phosphoribosyltransferase regulatory subunit, translating to MVYQPPVGARDLLPLDVAQKHWIEDRLEQVFQGWGYHRIITSTLERIDTLMAGGAIERSTVIQLQNIQEEELGLRPELTASIARAAVTRMSGVNYPQRLYYNANVFGRAPDSKHNGQQEFYQAGVELLGSDGLVADAEVLLLVAACLQSLQLQNWHLVVGEAGITRSLLKAFPDDLQHKIRSALANLDRVAIDTLPLSEELRDRAKIMLDLRGKSADVLQKINTLNLDAEQQEAVNNLKALIELIESQGNCSLVLDLSLIQTFDYYTGIVFEVVSDIDNQARVIGLGGRYDKLLGLYHPQGKDIPGTGFALFIEDLYHVLSTSGQLPQTQLASDWLVVPENTSAIAAAFAYAEKLRSSTHLVTVEMELSFIDAQAIREYASDRKIAQIAWIKADGSKKVESVSS from the coding sequence ATGGTGTATCAACCTCCAGTAGGAGCCAGGGATTTATTACCTTTAGATGTAGCTCAAAAACACTGGATTGAAGACAGGCTAGAACAAGTGTTTCAAGGCTGGGGTTACCACAGGATTATTACCTCAACTTTGGAGCGTATAGATACTTTAATGGCAGGAGGTGCAATTGAGCGCTCGACAGTAATTCAACTGCAAAACATCCAAGAAGAAGAATTGGGATTGCGTCCCGAACTAACGGCTTCTATAGCTCGTGCTGCGGTAACGCGCATGTCCGGCGTTAATTATCCCCAAAGGCTTTACTACAATGCCAACGTCTTTGGAAGAGCGCCAGATTCAAAACACAATGGTCAGCAAGAATTTTATCAGGCTGGAGTTGAGCTATTAGGTAGTGACGGCTTAGTAGCAGACGCTGAAGTATTGCTATTAGTAGCCGCTTGCTTGCAATCGCTCCAGCTACAGAATTGGCATTTAGTCGTGGGTGAAGCCGGAATTACTCGCTCTTTACTCAAAGCCTTTCCTGACGATTTACAGCATAAAATCCGCAGCGCTCTTGCCAACTTAGATCGGGTAGCTATAGACACTTTACCTTTAAGTGAAGAACTTCGCGATCGCGCCAAAATAATGTTAGATTTACGCGGCAAAAGTGCGGATGTGCTGCAAAAAATTAATACTTTAAATCTCGATGCCGAGCAGCAGGAAGCTGTCAACAACCTCAAAGCCTTAATAGAGTTGATAGAATCCCAGGGCAATTGTTCCCTTGTTCTTGACCTCAGCTTGATTCAAACTTTCGACTACTACACCGGAATTGTATTTGAAGTAGTTAGCGATATTGATAACCAAGCAAGAGTCATAGGGCTTGGCGGACGTTACGATAAATTATTAGGACTATATCATCCCCAAGGAAAAGACATACCCGGTACCGGCTTCGCCTTATTTATTGAAGATTTATACCATGTACTATCAACATCTGGGCAATTACCGCAAACACAATTAGCCAGCGACTGGTTAGTAGTGCCAGAAAATACCAGCGCGATCGCAGCAGCTTTTGCTTATGCAGAAAAACTGCGCTCCTCAACTCATTTAGTCACAGTAGAAATGGAATTAAGCTTCATAGATGCTCAAGCCATTCGCGAATACGCCAGCGACAGAAAAATCGCCCAAATTGCCTGGATAAAAGCCGACGGTTCTAAAAAAGTTGAATCAGTTAGCAGTTAA
- a CDS encoding 4Fe-4S dicluster domain-containing protein yields the protein MAHTIVTDVCEGVADCVDACPVACIHPGPGKNVKGTDWFWIDFATCIDCGICIQVCPVEGAIVPEEQPELQKTPQ from the coding sequence ATGGCACACACGATTGTTACTGATGTTTGTGAAGGAGTTGCAGATTGCGTGGATGCTTGTCCCGTAGCTTGTATTCATCCGGGACCTGGAAAAAACGTCAAAGGAACCGATTGGTTTTGGATTGATTTTGCCACCTGTATCGACTGCGGCATTTGTATTCAAGTTTGTCCCGTAGAAGGAGCAATTGTTCCAGAAGAACAGCCAGAATTACAAAAAACACCGCAGTAG
- a CDS encoding Ycf66 family protein has protein sequence MTHLLALIVGFGSLAIYLAAFFFPEVHRKNDFYWSGVGLFYALVLWFFSPRIGGWFFLGQLAAVTLLFWFGLQTFSLRRQVTPAMQQTPVPSPEAVTSSVKNNISLQERVGGLFKAVSGILPGKKQKATPTATQPATTTSTAEETAAATIGKTLADAIDEETPVSDAPVQIVDNTDTTTTTEIPEVIPPEAPPEELLKAAENADAEEKTIPPVEEIAPDAELAPPAEAPPEKIPPSDLPKE, from the coding sequence ATGACACATCTTTTGGCTTTGATAGTCGGTTTTGGCAGTTTAGCAATCTATTTAGCGGCTTTCTTTTTTCCTGAAGTTCATCGCAAAAATGATTTTTATTGGAGCGGTGTCGGATTGTTCTATGCCCTTGTATTATGGTTTTTTTCACCGCGTATCGGTGGATGGTTTTTCTTGGGGCAATTAGCAGCCGTTACTTTGTTATTTTGGTTCGGGTTACAAACTTTTTCGCTGCGTCGTCAAGTTACTCCCGCAATGCAGCAAACCCCGGTACCCAGCCCTGAAGCTGTGACAAGTTCTGTGAAAAACAATATTTCGCTGCAAGAACGAGTGGGAGGATTATTTAAAGCTGTAAGCGGTATTTTACCTGGCAAGAAGCAAAAGGCTACCCCAACTGCAACACAACCTGCAACTACAACTTCTACCGCTGAAGAGACTGCTGCTGCAACAATTGGCAAAACTTTGGCTGACGCAATTGATGAAGAAACTCCGGTATCGGATGCACCTGTACAAATTGTTGATAATACTGATACCACAACTACAACAGAAATCCCAGAAGTAATCCCACCTGAAGCACCACCCGAAGAATTATTAAAAGCTGCTGAAAATGCAGATGCAGAAGAAAAAACCATACCTCCTGTAGAAGAAATTGCTCCCGATGCCGAACTTGCTCCTCCGGCAGAAGCACCACCAGAAAAAATCCCACCAAGCGATCTACCCAAAGAATGA
- the gndA gene encoding NADP-dependent phosphogluconate dehydrogenase: MTLQSFGVIGLAVMGENIALNVERNGFPIAVYNRSREKTDAFMEKRAQGRNVKAAYTLEEFVGLLERPRKILVMVKAGGPVDKVIEQLTPLLDEGDIIIDGGNSLYEDTERRTRELEPKGFRFIGMGVSGGEEGALNGPSLMPGGTESSYEYLSPILTKIAAQVDDGPCVAYCGPGGAGHYVKMVHNGIEYGDMQLIAEAYDLMKNAAGLDHNQLHEVFAEWNKTDELNSFLIEITADIFPYIDEETGLPLVDLIVDAAGQKGTGRWTAVDALNLGVPIPTIGAAVNARIMSSYKQERVAASKEISGPTGKYKGDTKKFVNMVRDALYCSKICSYAQGMALLYKASNEFNYNLNLGEMARIWKGGCIIRAGFLNKIKKAFDENPSLPNLLLAPEFKQTILDRQEAWREIIVVAAQLGIAVPAFSASLDYFDSYRRERLPQNLTQAQRDYFGAHTYQRTDKEGAFHTAWVPIDEATVSNESVTKMD, translated from the coding sequence ATGACACTACAAAGCTTTGGTGTGATTGGATTAGCTGTTATGGGAGAAAATATCGCTCTTAACGTAGAGCGTAACGGCTTCCCGATCGCAGTTTATAACCGCTCGCGTGAAAAAACTGACGCGTTTATGGAAAAACGCGCCCAAGGTAGAAATGTGAAAGCAGCTTATACCTTGGAAGAGTTTGTGGGTTTATTAGAACGTCCCCGCAAAATTTTGGTAATGGTGAAAGCTGGCGGGCCAGTTGATAAGGTAATTGAACAACTCACACCTTTGTTAGATGAGGGTGACATCATTATCGACGGTGGTAACTCGCTTTATGAAGACACCGAACGACGCACCCGCGAATTAGAACCAAAAGGTTTTCGCTTCATTGGCATGGGTGTAAGTGGTGGTGAAGAAGGTGCGCTCAACGGTCCTTCTTTGATGCCTGGAGGTACCGAAAGTTCCTATGAGTATCTGTCCCCCATTCTCACCAAAATCGCGGCACAGGTTGATGACGGCCCTTGTGTTGCCTATTGCGGACCTGGTGGAGCCGGACATTATGTCAAAATGGTTCACAACGGTATTGAGTACGGCGATATGCAGTTGATTGCAGAAGCCTATGACTTAATGAAAAATGCCGCTGGGTTAGACCACAATCAATTACATGAAGTCTTTGCCGAGTGGAATAAGACTGATGAATTAAATTCATTCTTGATTGAAATTACTGCCGATATTTTTCCTTATATTGACGAAGAAACCGGTTTACCTTTAGTAGATTTAATCGTAGACGCAGCCGGACAAAAAGGAACCGGACGCTGGACAGCAGTAGATGCACTTAATTTGGGTGTACCAATTCCTACCATTGGTGCAGCAGTAAATGCTCGAATTATGTCATCCTACAAGCAAGAAAGAGTAGCAGCATCCAAGGAAATTTCCGGCCCTACTGGTAAATATAAAGGCGACACCAAGAAATTTGTGAACATGGTGCGCGATGCTCTCTACTGCTCTAAAATTTGTTCCTACGCTCAAGGAATGGCATTGTTGTATAAAGCTTCTAATGAGTTTAACTACAACTTGAATCTTGGTGAAATGGCGCGGATTTGGAAAGGTGGCTGTATCATTCGTGCAGGATTCTTGAACAAAATCAAGAAAGCATTTGACGAAAATCCTTCACTTCCCAACTTGCTATTGGCTCCCGAATTCAAGCAAACAATTCTTGACAGACAAGAAGCTTGGCGTGAAATCATCGTTGTAGCAGCTCAATTAGGAATAGCTGTTCCCGCATTCAGCGCTTCCTTGGATTACTTCGATAGCTACAGACGCGAGCGCTTGCCTCAAAACCTGACTCAAGCACAACGCGACTACTTCGGTGCCCATACTTATCAGCGTACCGACAAAGAAGGAGCATTCCACACCGCTTGGGTTCCCATCGATGAAGCGACTGTCAGCAACGAATCAGTAACAAAAATGGACTAG
- a CDS encoding serine/threonine-protein kinase has product MNQILSGRYQIIKELGRGGFGVTYIAQDLQRPGNPRCVVKLFEPAAKDPYTLNAGKVLFDREAEALEKLGNHDQIPRLLAHFEESQKFYLVQEFIEGHDLSQELRTTKQLSETFVIELLEDILEVLSFVHQKGKIHRDIKPSNIRRRKSDGKIVLIDFGAVKEVSTQIANPQGQTKITIAIGSPGYMPSEQSNGKPHFSSDIYAVGMIAIQALTGVFPIQTDAQTSEVSWQHLTDVNPKLANILNTMVRYDYRQRYPTAQLALQAIKSLLNSTATFNQAPDTLVTHQPQNTQNTKNILIASAIAGVIAASIAILPNIFNSNNRIEDFSTYQKSNLGITIKFPQNWQRQDIDNFITKEVVAFLSPESGEQDNFQEKVILSVEEYSGSLNQSKDDFTKEITERLSAAKIISTKPTTFAYKPAFQIIYTAKNEESNLNLKNLQIWTLKGNKAYILTYTAEQENYDKFIATVKEMTKSFEIE; this is encoded by the coding sequence ATGAATCAAATATTGAGCGGACGTTATCAAATTATTAAAGAATTGGGGAGAGGGGGCTTCGGGGTTACTTATATTGCCCAAGATTTACAGCGCCCAGGGAATCCTCGCTGTGTAGTCAAACTTTTTGAACCGGCAGCCAAAGACCCTTATACTTTAAATGCTGGCAAAGTTTTATTTGATAGGGAAGCCGAAGCTTTAGAAAAATTAGGAAATCATGACCAAATTCCTCGACTCCTAGCGCATTTTGAGGAAAGTCAAAAGTTTTATTTAGTTCAAGAATTTATTGAAGGGCATGATTTAAGTCAGGAATTACGTACAACAAAACAATTAAGTGAAACCTTTGTAATTGAACTTTTAGAAGATATTTTAGAAGTTTTAAGTTTCGTACATCAGAAAGGAAAAATTCATCGGGATATCAAACCTTCTAATATTCGACGGCGCAAATCGGACGGTAAAATCGTGTTGATTGATTTTGGTGCTGTTAAAGAAGTCAGTACTCAAATAGCTAATCCACAAGGGCAAACGAAAATAACAATTGCTATAGGTTCTCCTGGATATATGCCCAGCGAACAGTCGAATGGAAAACCGCATTTTAGTAGCGATATTTATGCTGTAGGAATGATTGCAATTCAAGCATTAACAGGAGTATTTCCTATACAGACAGATGCTCAAACGAGTGAGGTTTCTTGGCAGCATTTGACTGATGTCAATCCTAAATTAGCGAATATTTTAAATACAATGGTTCGCTATGATTATCGTCAGCGATATCCTACGGCGCAGTTAGCTTTGCAAGCAATAAAGTCATTATTGAATTCTACAGCTACATTTAATCAAGCACCCGATACTTTAGTTACGCATCAGCCGCAAAATACACAAAATACTAAAAATATTTTAATTGCTTCTGCTATAGCAGGCGTTATTGCTGCAAGTATCGCTATATTACCGAATATATTTAACTCTAACAATAGAATTGAAGATTTTTCTACTTACCAAAAATCAAATTTAGGAATCACAATCAAATTTCCTCAAAATTGGCAAAGGCAAGATATAGATAATTTTATTACAAAAGAAGTGGTTGCATTTTTATCTCCTGAATCCGGCGAACAAGATAATTTTCAAGAAAAAGTGATTTTGAGTGTAGAAGAATATTCCGGAAGTTTGAATCAGTCAAAAGATGATTTTACCAAAGAAATAACCGAACGATTATCCGCAGCCAAAATTATCAGTACTAAACCGACTACTTTTGCATACAAGCCAGCTTTTCAAATTATTTATACTGCCAAAAACGAAGAAAGTAATTTGAATTTAAAAAATTTACAAATTTGGACTTTGAAAGGTAATAAAGCTTACATTTTGACTTATACAGCAGAGCAAGAAAATTATGACAAGTTTATTGCTACTGTCAAAGAAATGACTAAATCTTTTGAAATTGAATAA
- a CDS encoding tetratricopeptide repeat protein translates to MKISLCMIVKDEESTLSKCLSSAKKFVNEIVILDTGSTDKTVKIAKGYGAKIHHFEWCNDFSAARNEALKHVTGDWVLILDADETLAPEMIPTIREAVQTEEYLLINLVREEIGARQSPYSMVSRLFRNHPDIHFSRPYHALVDDSVSEILVKEPHWQIGYIQGIAILHSGYQQSEISNKNKLERAKVGMEEFFANNPDDAYICSKLGALYIDLGKITESIQLLSKGVSVESENSDILYELYYHLGIAYSRLKNYQQAIAHYQAATKLPIYPILKLGAYNNLGSLLKEKGDLNGAKKAYETTLKIDPSFISGYYNLGMTYKAMGLFKDAIAAYVKAIDLNPNYAQAYQNLGVVLLKAGYVDDSLTAFKEAIDLHVKQNNHFAAEQLRKGLKDMGLEVKS, encoded by the coding sequence ATGAAAATTAGCCTTTGTATGATTGTCAAAGACGAAGAATCGACGCTATCTAAATGCTTGAGTAGCGCGAAAAAGTTTGTTAACGAAATAGTCATTTTAGACACTGGCTCAACCGATAAAACAGTAAAAATTGCCAAAGGGTATGGTGCTAAGATACATCATTTTGAATGGTGTAATGATTTTAGTGCAGCCCGCAATGAAGCTTTAAAACATGTAACTGGGGATTGGGTTTTAATCTTAGATGCTGATGAAACTTTAGCACCAGAAATGATTCCTACAATCAGAGAAGCTGTACAAACAGAAGAATATCTACTCATAAATTTGGTACGCGAAGAAATTGGTGCGAGGCAATCTCCTTACTCTATGGTTTCGCGGCTGTTTCGCAACCATCCCGATATCCATTTTTCTCGTCCCTATCACGCTTTAGTTGATGATAGTGTTTCCGAAATTTTAGTAAAAGAGCCGCATTGGCAAATAGGTTATATACAAGGAATTGCAATTCTACATTCGGGTTATCAACAAAGCGAAATTTCTAATAAAAATAAATTAGAAAGAGCCAAAGTCGGAATGGAAGAGTTTTTCGCAAATAATCCCGATGATGCTTATATTTGTAGTAAGTTAGGAGCTTTATATATTGATTTAGGAAAAATAACTGAAAGTATTCAGTTACTATCCAAAGGAGTTTCTGTTGAAAGTGAAAATTCTGATATTTTGTACGAACTTTATTACCATTTGGGTATAGCCTACAGTCGTTTAAAAAATTATCAGCAAGCCATCGCTCATTATCAAGCTGCAACTAAACTGCCGATTTATCCGATATTAAAATTGGGAGCATATAACAATCTTGGTAGCTTGTTGAAAGAAAAAGGAGATTTAAACGGTGCAAAAAAAGCTTACGAAACAACTTTAAAAATTGACCCTTCTTTTATTAGCGGATATTACAATTTAGGCATGACTTACAAAGCAATGGGTTTATTTAAAGATGCCATTGCAGCTTATGTCAAAGCCATTGATTTAAATCCAAATTATGCTCAAGCTTATCAAAATTTAGGTGTAGTTTTGTTAAAAGCTGGTTATGTAGACGATAGTTTAACTGCCTTTAAAGAGGCTATTGATTTACATGTGAAACAAAATAATCACTTTGCAGCAGAGCAGTTAAGAAAGGGTTTGAAAGATATGGGGTTGGAAGTTAAAAGTTAG
- a CDS encoding sterol desaturase family protein, with the protein MTENIIGFIQSYLTSLFSTMLILGIVYVLVNLIFSKQLSKRRIQLSKRAGFGQISDEIKNSFLAILSSVVLTSFVMMMQQNGQIEIYNDISKYGIPYAIFVFILIFFVGDAWFYWAHRFLHHPKIYKYIHAVHHQSLDINPFSSNSFHLLESVLLTIWIIPLVLIFPIPTVALGINQGIGTFNNIKSHLGYEFYPRFFSKIFPLNLLINSTNHNLHHTKYNGNYGLQLRIWDMLFGTELKETDALFNEIHERKNVVIKDNTKYQPLKITKIIGETADCCSIYLEPLNPDFYDYYAGQYLNIRVNVNGKNYDRSFSLSSSPTEDKFLRITVKLNGIVSHHFFNTAKIGDTVGALLPTGDFFVEPNLNNEKNYLMIAGGSGITPLYSTIKTILYREPRSKITLFYSNKSEDSIIFANDLNQLSKTFRNLTIKHFISSKNRLEKEDIINFVASTANPQCFICGPQSLKQFAKLCLEQFKIKNINSEAFVDGYVDFFKELFTAKNRNSKPA; encoded by the coding sequence ATGACAGAAAATATAATAGGCTTTATCCAAAGCTATTTGACATCGTTATTCTCAACAATGTTAATTCTAGGTATTGTTTATGTTTTAGTTAATCTAATATTTTCAAAACAGTTAAGCAAAAGACGAATTCAATTATCTAAAAGAGCAGGATTTGGTCAAATCTCAGATGAGATAAAAAATTCGTTTTTAGCTATATTGTCAAGTGTTGTATTAACTTCTTTTGTAATGATGATGCAACAAAATGGACAAATCGAAATTTATAACGATATAAGTAAATACGGAATACCGTATGCAATTTTCGTATTTATTTTAATTTTCTTTGTTGGTGATGCTTGGTTTTATTGGGCGCATAGGTTTTTGCACCACCCTAAAATCTATAAATATATTCACGCAGTGCATCATCAAAGCTTAGATATTAATCCTTTCTCATCTAACTCTTTTCATCTATTAGAGTCTGTATTATTGACTATTTGGATTATTCCACTAGTATTGATATTTCCTATTCCTACTGTTGCGCTGGGAATTAATCAAGGGATTGGAACATTTAATAATATCAAATCTCATCTAGGCTATGAATTTTATCCGAGATTTTTTAGTAAGATATTTCCTCTAAATTTGTTAATAAATAGCACTAACCATAACTTACACCATACAAAATATAACGGTAATTATGGTTTACAGCTAAGGATATGGGATATGCTTTTTGGTACTGAACTAAAAGAAACTGATGCTCTTTTTAACGAAATTCACGAGCGAAAAAATGTTGTAATTAAAGATAATACAAAATATCAACCTCTTAAAATTACTAAAATAATTGGCGAAACTGCGGACTGTTGTTCTATATATCTTGAACCATTAAACCCTGATTTTTATGATTATTATGCCGGTCAGTATTTGAATATTAGAGTTAATGTAAATGGTAAAAATTACGATAGGTCGTTTTCATTAAGTAGTTCACCAACCGAAGATAAATTCCTGAGAATTACGGTGAAATTAAACGGAATAGTTTCTCATCACTTTTTTAATACAGCCAAAATTGGAGATACTGTAGGTGCATTATTACCAACAGGAGACTTTTTTGTAGAGCCTAATCTCAACAACGAGAAAAACTATCTAATGATTGCTGGAGGAAGTGGTATAACACCTCTTTACTCTACGATCAAAACAATTCTGTACAGAGAACCAAGAAGTAAAATAACTCTGTTCTACTCTAATAAATCTGAAGATTCAATAATATTTGCCAATGACCTCAATCAACTCAGCAAAACTTTTCGTAATCTGACAATTAAACATTTTATTAGTAGTAAAAACCGTCTAGAAAAGGAAGATATTATAAACTTTGTTGCTTCAACCGCTAACCCTCAATGTTTTATCTGTGGTCCTCAAAGCCTCAAACAGTTTGCTAAATTATGTCTTGAACAGTTCAAAATAAAGAATATTAATTCTGAGGCTTTTGTAGATGGCTATGTGGACTTTTTCAAGGAGTTATTCACAGCCAAAAACAGAAATAGTAAACCAGCTTAA
- a CDS encoding MarR family transcriptional regulator produces the protein MSISIPKDLPDPREFTGFVFWQKANNWEKYVNSQLEAYNISQSEIFQMISISILLNQQEEVTQVDIANFTGVAAMSVSKVLKKLEKKEFITRETGTDSRAKSLKITQKGLDVLIRSANTLFESNQSFFPTKNGEQFFNYLQQLK, from the coding sequence ATGAGTATATCAATACCAAAAGACTTACCAGATCCGAGGGAGTTTACAGGGTTCGTATTCTGGCAAAAAGCTAATAATTGGGAAAAATATGTGAATTCCCAATTAGAAGCATATAACATCAGCCAATCAGAAATTTTTCAGATGATATCAATATCTATACTCCTTAATCAACAAGAAGAAGTAACTCAAGTAGATATTGCCAACTTTACAGGTGTTGCAGCTATGAGCGTTTCAAAAGTGCTGAAAAAACTAGAGAAAAAGGAATTTATAACTCGAGAAACTGGAACGGATTCTAGAGCCAAATCTCTAAAAATTACTCAAAAAGGATTAGATGTATTGATTCGATCGGCAAATACACTTTTTGAATCAAACCAAAGTTTTTTCCCAACAAAAAACGGCGAACAGTTCTTTAATTATTTACAACAATTGAAATAG
- a CDS encoding pyridoxal phosphate-dependent aminotransferase → MKLAARISQVSPSLTLAIAAKAKAMKAEGIDVCSFSAGEPDFDSPAHVKAAAKKALDEGKTKYGPAAGEPKLRRAIADKLRRENNLNYQAENIIVTNGGKHSLFNLMQALIEPGDEVIIPAPYWVSYPEMVKLVGGNPVIVMTDAKNGYKIQPEILRSAITSKTKLFVLNSPSNPTGMVYTPEEIKALAEVIVEKDILVVSDEIYEKILYDGAKHLSIGSLNDEIFARTIVSNGFAKGYSMTGWRLGYLAAPVELIKAATTVQGHSTSNVCTFAQYGAIAALSESQDCVEEMRQAFAKRRKVMLERINAIPGLSCAQPDGAFYLFPDISQTGLKSLDFCKTLLEEHQVAVIPGVAFGADNNIRLSYATDMATIEKGMDRLETFVKSVKN, encoded by the coding sequence ATGAAGCTGGCAGCAAGAATTAGTCAGGTATCGCCTTCTCTAACTTTGGCGATCGCCGCGAAAGCGAAAGCGATGAAGGCGGAAGGGATTGATGTTTGTAGTTTTAGCGCTGGAGAACCGGATTTTGATTCTCCAGCCCATGTTAAAGCTGCTGCAAAAAAGGCGTTAGATGAAGGTAAGACAAAATATGGTCCTGCGGCGGGGGAACCCAAGTTAAGGCGGGCTATTGCCGATAAGTTACGAAGGGAAAATAATCTGAATTATCAAGCAGAGAACATCATTGTTACTAATGGTGGAAAACATTCTCTGTTTAATTTGATGCAGGCTTTGATTGAACCTGGTGATGAGGTAATTATTCCCGCACCTTACTGGGTGAGCTACCCGGAAATGGTTAAGTTAGTTGGTGGCAATCCGGTAATTGTCATGACTGACGCAAAAAATGGGTATAAAATTCAGCCAGAAATATTAAGAAGTGCAATCACTTCCAAGACTAAATTATTCGTTTTGAATTCACCATCTAATCCTACGGGAATGGTGTATACACCCGAAGAAATTAAAGCTTTAGCAGAAGTTATTGTTGAGAAAGATATTTTAGTCGTTTCCGACGAGATTTATGAAAAAATCCTCTACGACGGTGCAAAGCATCTGAGTATTGGCTCTTTAAACGACGAAATTTTTGCTCGTACCATTGTTAGTAACGGTTTTGCAAAAGGTTACTCAATGACGGGATGGCGTTTGGGTTATTTAGCTGCACCTGTAGAGTTGATTAAAGCCGCAACTACCGTGCAAGGGCATAGTACATCGAATGTTTGTACCTTTGCTCAATATGGCGCGATCGCAGCTTTGTCAGAGTCGCAAGATTGCGTTGAGGAGATGCGTCAAGCTTTCGCGAAACGTCGCAAAGTCATGCTGGAAAGAATCAACGCTATTCCCGGTTTAAGTTGTGCTCAACCTGATGGTGCGTTTTATTTATTTCCTGACATCAGCCAAACTGGCTTAAAATCCTTAGATTTCTGCAAAACTTTATTAGAAGAGCATCAAGTTGCAGTAATTCCCGGTGTAGCCTTCGGTGCTGATAACAATATCCGTTTATCTTACGCTACTGATATGGCAACAATTGAAAAAGGCATGGATAGATTGGAGACATTTGTAAAGTCGGTTAAGAATTGA